Sequence from the Gaiellales bacterium genome:
GAGCTCGCCCGCCAGCTCGCGCTCGGTCGGGAGCCGGTCGCCCGCCTTCAAGCCGCCGTCCTCGATCCGGCGCTCGATGCTGTCGCGCACCTGCAGATAGCGAGCCGGGCGGCTCATCCGCGCCTCCCGACGACGTACGCGGCGAGGCCCGCGGCGGCGACCGCCGCGAGCGGCACGCGGAGGGCGCGGGCGAGCATGGGCAGGTCAGCCGCCTCGACGTGGATGCGTGACTGCCATGCGCCCAGGCGGCCATCGACGACGAGCTCGCGCCGCTCGATGCGCACCGCCTCGACCTCGAACGGGAGGTCGCCGATCGGCGAGGTCACCCTCACGCCGCCGCCTCCGATCCGAGTCGGGCGCGCACCGCGGCCGCCGCGCGGAGGCCGGCCTCGCGGGCGCCGGCGACCGTTGCCGGGTCGTCCAGGGGCTGCGCGTGGACAACGTCCGGGGTGTCCCAGACCGCGCCGTCGACGTTGCGGAGCGGGACGAGGCCATGGGCGAGCACGACCGCGTCGCACGCGATCCGCTCCTCGCCGGCGAGGAGCGCAGTCACGCGCGGCCCGCTCTCGACGGCCGTCGGCGACGGGCCCTCCATGACGTCCACGCCGTCCGGCATGGAGCGGCGGAGGCCGTCGGGCGCGAGGACGGTCACGGCGTCTGCGCCGGCGGCGAGCAGCTCGCGGCAGGCGCGGTGGGCCCAGTCGCCGCCGCCGACGACGCAGGGCCGGCGGCCCGCGAGGAGGCCGTTCTCGGCCAGGTGGCACGCGACCGGGGCGGGGACGACGCCGGCCGGGCGGCCGCCCGCGAGCCCGAGCTCCGCCCGGGTGAGCGGCCGCGTGCCGGCGGCCACGACCAGGGCGGCACCCGCGACCCGGTATACGCCCTCCGGCCCGACCGCGACCAGCTGCCCCTCGGCCCAGCGGATGGC
This genomic interval carries:
- a CDS encoding FAD-dependent oxidoreductase — protein: MTIAIVGAGITGLACAAELAPGERVEVFDRIPVAGGVHGWRASETVALGRAALRAGAIFRLGVTAIRWAEGQLVAVGPEGVYRVAGAALVVAAGTRPLTRAELGLAGGRPAGVVPAPVACHLAENGLLAGRRPCVVGGGDWAHRACRELLAAGADAVTVLAPDGLRRSMPDGVDVMEGPSPTAVESGPRVTALLAGEERIACDAVVLAHGLVPLRNVDGAVWDTPDVVHAQPLDDPATVAGAREAGLRAAAAVRARLGSEAAA